A window of Campylobacter pinnipediorum subsp. pinnipediorum contains these coding sequences:
- a CDS encoding Do family serine endopeptidase: MKKIAIISIFAASLLYSNSITFNEADSNIKRISPIENSENAILSYHDSIVNAKKSVVNISTTKTIRSSQNGIEEMFNDPFFKEFFGFNFGIPYERKQKSSSLGSGVIISKDGYIVTNNHVIEDSDEIIVTLPENHKDYKAKIIGTDSKTDLAVIKIEDNNLNAIKIADSSKILEGDVVFAIGNPFGVGSSITRGIISALNKNNIGLNQYENFIQTDASINPGNSGGALVDSRGALIGINSAILSRGGDSSGIGFAIPSSMVKNVAQKLISDGKIERGYIGVMIANLTEDQKELYKNKEGALISSVEKDFPADKAGIKRGDLIIAINDKDIKSANDLKNAIGSIAPNTEVSVTYERSKKISKTKMKLANMSLNASNAKDIQSIEGLSVSNINDELKRRYKLNSDITGILVTDVKQKSKASDIGFLRGDIIVQVGEDIIKDIDSFTKAIKSTNGQKTLVWVNRNSIMQGLVIK; the protein is encoded by the coding sequence ATGAAAAAAATTGCAATAATATCTATTTTTGCAGCAAGTTTACTATATTCAAATAGTATAACATTTAATGAAGCAGACTCTAATATAAAAAGAATATCTCCAATAGAAAATAGCGAAAATGCTATTTTATCATATCATGATTCTATCGTAAATGCCAAAAAATCTGTTGTAAATATATCTACTACAAAAACTATTCGTTCATCTCAAAATGGCATAGAAGAAATGTTTAATGATCCATTCTTTAAAGAATTTTTTGGTTTTAACTTTGGAATACCCTATGAAAGAAAACAAAAAAGCTCATCTCTTGGTTCGGGTGTTATAATATCAAAAGATGGCTATATAGTAACAAATAATCATGTTATAGAAGATAGCGATGAAATAATAGTAACCCTACCTGAAAATCACAAGGATTATAAAGCAAAGATTATAGGCACTGATTCAAAAACCGATTTGGCTGTTATAAAAATAGAAGATAACAATTTAAATGCCATAAAAATAGCTGACTCTTCTAAAATTCTTGAAGGCGATGTTGTGTTTGCCATAGGCAATCCTTTTGGTGTTGGAAGTAGTATAACAAGAGGTATAATCTCGGCCTTAAACAAAAACAATATAGGTCTAAATCAATATGAAAATTTCATACAAACAGACGCATCTATAAATCCTGGAAACTCAGGAGGAGCTTTGGTTGATAGCAGAGGTGCTTTAATAGGAATTAACTCAGCAATATTATCAAGAGGAGGTGATAGTAGTGGTATAGGTTTTGCCATCCCATCTAGTATGGTCAAAAATGTAGCACAAAAATTAATCAGTGATGGAAAAATTGAGCGTGGTTACATAGGTGTAATGATAGCAAATTTAACAGAAGATCAAAAAGAGCTATATAAAAATAAAGAAGGTGCTTTAATAAGCAGTGTTGAAAAAGATTTTCCAGCCGATAAAGCAGGTATAAAAAGAGGTGATTTAATAATTGCCATAAATGATAAAGATATAAAAAGCGCAAATGATTTAAAAAATGCAATAGGCTCAATAGCTCCAAATACAGAAGTAAGCGTAACTTATGAGAGAAGCAAAAAAATATCTAAAACAAAAATGAAATTGGCAAATATGAGCCTCAATGCTTCAAATGCAAAAGATATACAAAGCATAGAAGGACTTAGTGTCTCTAACATAAATGATGAATTAAAAAGAAGATATAAATTAAATTCAGATATCACAGGCATTTTGGTTACAGATGTAAAACAAAAATCAAAAGCTAGTGATATAGGCTTTCTCAGAGGCGATATTATTGTTCAAGTTGGAGAAGATATAATAAAAGATATAGATAGCTTTACAAAAGCTATAAAATCAACAAATGGACAAAAAACATTGGTATGGGTAAATAGAAACTCTATAATGCAAGGTCTTGTTATAAAATAG
- the gatB gene encoding Asp-tRNA(Asn)/Glu-tRNA(Gln) amidotransferase subunit GatB, translating to MFEVIIGLEVHAQLNTNTKIFCSCSTSFGDEANTHVCPTCLALPGALPVLNKEAVRKAISFGAAVNATINKKSVFNRKNYFYPDLPKAYQISQFEIPIVENGELFIEVNGEKKRIGITRAHLEEDAGKNIHEDGRSLVDLNRAGTPLLEIVSEPDLRSSDEAVAYLKKLHSILRFLNISDANMQEGSFRCDANVSIRPKGDTKLYTRVEIKNLNSFKFIQKAIDYEVERQSIAWEDGNYDEEVYQETRLFDTVNLTTRSMRGKEDSAEYRYFPDPDLLPVEISDEMYNECIKIPELADEKVIRYQKEFGIKEEDALNLVSSIEMSRYFEDVVSQNISPKLCVTWILVELLARLKNGLTIQNSPVDSKKMAELLKRIQDSTISAKAAKDVLDYLMQNDVSVDEVIDKLGLKQVSDDGAIVEIIKNILDKNQDKVLEYKNGKDKLFGFFVGQVMKEGKGAFNPAKVNELLNKALK from the coding sequence ATGTTTGAAGTAATTATTGGACTTGAGGTGCATGCTCAGCTTAATACTAATACAAAGATTTTTTGCTCTTGCTCTACAAGCTTTGGCGATGAGGCAAATACTCATGTATGTCCAACTTGTTTAGCTTTACCTGGTGCCTTACCTGTGTTAAATAAAGAAGCTGTAAGAAAAGCCATAAGTTTTGGCGCTGCTGTAAATGCTACTATAAATAAAAAATCTGTGTTTAATAGAAAAAATTATTTTTACCCTGATTTGCCAAAGGCTTATCAAATTTCACAATTTGAGATACCTATAGTTGAAAATGGAGAACTTTTTATAGAGGTAAATGGAGAAAAGAAAAGAATAGGTATAACAAGGGCACACTTAGAAGAAGATGCTGGTAAAAATATCCATGAAGATGGAAGAAGTTTGGTTGATTTAAATAGGGCTGGAACACCTTTGCTTGAAATAGTAAGTGAACCTGACCTTAGAAGTTCTGATGAGGCTGTTGCTTATCTTAAAAAACTTCACTCAATACTGAGATTTTTAAATATTTCTGATGCGAATATGCAAGAGGGAAGTTTTCGTTGTGATGCAAATGTTAGCATAAGACCAAAAGGCGATACAAAACTTTATACAAGGGTTGAGATTAAAAATCTAAATTCATTTAAATTTATACAAAAAGCTATAGATTATGAGGTAGAGCGCCAAAGTATAGCTTGGGAAGATGGCAATTATGATGAAGAGGTATATCAAGAAACAAGGCTTTTTGATACTGTAAATTTAACAACTCGTTCTATGCGTGGTAAAGAAGATAGTGCTGAATATAGATATTTTCCTGATCCTGATTTGCTTCCTGTTGAAATAAGCGATGAGATGTATAACGAATGCATAAAAATACCAGAGCTAGCAGATGAAAAAGTAATAAGATATCAAAAAGAGTTCGGGATAAAAGAAGAAGATGCTTTAAATTTAGTAAGCAGTATTGAGATGAGTAGATATTTTGAAGATGTTGTAAGTCAAAACATATCACCAAAACTTTGCGTAACTTGGATACTTGTTGAATTACTTGCTAGATTAAAAAATGGTCTAACTATACAAAATAGCCCAGTAGATAGCAAAAAAATGGCAGAGCTTTTAAAAAGAATACAAGACTCTACCATAAGTGCTAAGGCAGCAAAAGATGTGCTTGATTATTTAATGCAAAATGATGTAAGTGTAGATGAAGTTATAGATAAATTAGGGCTTAAACAAGTAAGTGATGATGGTGCAATCGTTGAAATTATTAAAAACATACTTGATAAAAACCAAGATAAAGTTTTAGAATACAAAAATGGAAAAGATAAGCTTTTTGGATTTTTTGTAGGTCAGGTTATGAAAGAGGGTAAAGGTGCTTTTAACCCAGCTAAAGTAAATGAATTGCTAAATAAAGCTTTAAAATGA
- a CDS encoding NAD(P)H-dependent glycerol-3-phosphate dehydrogenase produces MKIAVIGAGKWGMALFNAFSENNECYITSRTQKPIENFVDLQDALKCDYLVFAIPTQKTHEWLKNNFKFNDQKILIASKGIDIKSKRFLNEIYEEFVPASNLAFLSGPTFAKEVQKKLPCALVVSSSNLELADKFCSFFPKFMKAYSSDDIVGAEVCGAYKNVIAIAGGICDGLGLGNNARASLISRGLVEMTRFGKFFGAKEDTFLGLSGAGDLFLTASSVLSRNYRVGIGLAKNESLEKILDELGEVAEGVATSYAICDISKQKGIYTPIADEVSLMLDGKDVYESLEKLLGRR; encoded by the coding sequence ATGAAAATAGCTGTAATAGGAGCTGGTAAATGGGGTATGGCGTTATTTAACGCTTTTAGTGAAAATAATGAGTGTTATATAACATCAAGAACTCAAAAACCAATAGAAAATTTTGTTGATTTACAAGATGCTTTAAAATGTGATTATCTTGTTTTTGCTATACCCACACAAAAAACACATGAATGGCTTAAAAATAATTTTAAATTTAATGACCAAAAAATTTTAATAGCTAGTAAGGGTATAGATATAAAAAGCAAAAGATTTTTAAATGAAATTTATGAAGAGTTTGTGCCGGCTTCAAATTTAGCTTTTTTATCCGGACCAACTTTTGCAAAAGAGGTTCAAAAAAAACTACCTTGTGCTTTGGTTGTTAGCTCTTCAAATTTAGAATTAGCTGATAAATTTTGCAGTTTTTTTCCTAAATTTATGAAAGCATATTCATCAGATGATATAGTAGGTGCAGAAGTTTGCGGAGCCTATAAAAACGTGATAGCAATAGCTGGTGGTATATGTGATGGTCTTGGTCTTGGCAATAACGCAAGAGCTAGTCTTATATCTAGAGGTCTTGTTGAAATGACTAGATTTGGAAAATTTTTTGGCGCAAAAGAAGATACTTTCTTGGGTCTTAGTGGAGCAGGGGATCTTTTTTTGACAGCTTCAAGTGTTTTGTCCAGAAATTATAGAGTTGGTATAGGTCTTGCAAAAAACGAAAGTTTGGAAAAAATTTTAGATGAACTTGGAGAGGTAGCTGAGGGTGTAGCAACCTCATATGCAATATGTGATATTTCAAAACAAAAAGGAATTTATACACCAATAGCAGATGAAGTTTCTTTAATGCTGGATGGTAAAGATGTTTATGAAAGCTTGGAAAAACTACTAGGTCGTAGATGA
- a CDS encoding glycoside hydrolase family 3 N-terminal domain-containing protein produces the protein MRFFLIFCFLINLYSKEMGLREQISEMIMVGFNGQKYSDKDVRIMISDLHYPRFGGVVLFGRNIQNKSQLTKLINLIKQERQNILVAIDEEGGEVSRLVDSSFGEKTLSAYKVGANFDINSAKIIYEKLAKKLQDCGVNMNFAPVVDLHDVNSKIIGQKERAYSQNSQKVSLYANIFADSLHKFNIINTFKHFPGHGRSKQDSHKEKTYVNITADDIFAYKEAIRLNKIDTIMVGHIFVNNIDDKNPASLSNTIINLMLRKELGFDGVVISDDMLMGGLGNYTLKEKIIKFINAGGDIMLFSEFKIKNKRVGDVVYECILDAIKNGEITKERIKKSYKRIMKLKEKI, from the coding sequence ATGAGATTTTTTCTTATATTTTGCTTTTTAATAAATTTATATTCAAAAGAAATGGGTTTAAGAGAGCAAATTTCTGAGATGATTATGGTTGGTTTTAATGGCCAAAAATATAGCGACAAAGATGTCAGAATTATGATTAGCGATCTTCATTATCCTAGATTTGGTGGTGTTGTTTTGTTTGGAAGAAATATACAAAACAAAAGCCAATTAACAAAACTAATAAATTTAATAAAGCAAGAACGTCAAAATATACTTGTAGCCATAGATGAAGAAGGTGGAGAGGTTAGTAGATTAGTTGATAGTAGTTTTGGTGAAAAAACTTTAAGTGCTTATAAAGTTGGTGCCAATTTTGATATAAATAGTGCAAAAATCATTTATGAAAAATTAGCGAAAAAACTACAAGATTGTGGTGTAAATATGAACTTTGCTCCAGTTGTTGATTTGCATGATGTAAACTCTAAAATAATAGGACAAAAAGAAAGAGCATATAGTCAAAATTCTCAAAAAGTAAGTTTATATGCAAATATTTTTGCAGATTCATTGCATAAGTTTAATATAATCAATACTTTTAAGCATTTTCCTGGTCATGGTAGGTCAAAACAGGACTCACACAAAGAGAAAACTTACGTTAATATAACTGCAGATGATATTTTTGCTTATAAGGAAGCTATAAGATTAAATAAAATAGACACTATAATGGTTGGTCATATTTTTGTTAATAATATAGATGATAAAAATCCAGCAAGTTTATCTAATACAATTATAAATTTAATGCTTAGAAAAGAGCTTGGTTTTGATGGTGTTGTTATTAGTGATGATATGCTTATGGGCGGATTGGGTAATTACACACTAAAGGAAAAAATCATAAAATTTATAAATGCTGGTGGGGATATTATGCTTTTTAGTGAGTTTAAAATCAAAAATAAAAGAGTAGGGGATGTTGTATATGAGTGTATCTTGGATGCAATAAAAAATGGTGAAATTACAAAAGAACGAATAAAAAAATCTTATAAAAGAATAATGAAACTAAAGGAAAAAATATAA
- a CDS encoding NAD(P)/FAD-dependent oxidoreductase, which yields MKKPKIIVVGAGYAGMAFLKSLDEECFKKGDFTIINKNSYHYHSTMLHKVATAEKSGKIMFDLREILHPEIKIIQQLVTDIDEKNHVITTEFGSYEYDYLVCAAGFEKESFNLEGISNAMFIDSYSQSARICEQIKLKFDQALENEKGMEIVICGGGLTGIEFAASCANMIKEKCKFYNVSKQLQDKFKVKLVSSTPRLLTFFSEKLSKKTADKLEELGVNVIHDTKIKSLEKNKVIFENGSFNADLIVWTAGVKGASIVSDSDRENERGRVKVDDKLRAIGSKHMFYIGDVSAVKDKKNGGYYPPTAQIACEQGAYLAREFRSILFNEEFNEEFNFRSNGIICSIGHKYSVAKVFGFELSGLLPSFLKTIVEKKWNVKILGIKGIFL from the coding sequence ATGAAAAAACCAAAAATAATTGTTGTTGGTGCTGGTTATGCCGGCATGGCTTTTTTAAAAAGCTTAGATGAGGAGTGTTTTAAAAAAGGTGATTTTACTATAATAAATAAAAACTCATATCATTATCATTCAACAATGCTTCATAAAGTTGCAACTGCTGAAAAGAGCGGTAAGATTATGTTTGATTTAAGAGAAATTTTACACCCCGAGATAAAAATAATACAACAATTGGTTACAGATATAGATGAAAAAAATCATGTTATCACTACTGAATTTGGAAGCTATGAATATGATTATTTGGTTTGTGCAGCAGGGTTTGAAAAAGAGAGTTTTAACTTGGAAGGAATTTCAAATGCGATGTTTATAGATTCTTATTCTCAGTCTGCTAGAATATGTGAACAGATAAAATTAAAATTTGATCAAGCCTTAGAAAATGAAAAGGGCATGGAGATAGTAATATGCGGTGGTGGTCTTACTGGTATAGAGTTTGCTGCATCTTGTGCTAATATGATAAAAGAAAAATGTAAATTTTATAATGTTTCTAAACAATTACAAGATAAATTTAAAGTCAAATTAGTTAGCTCAACTCCTAGACTTTTAACTTTTTTTAGCGAGAAGTTATCTAAAAAAACAGCTGATAAGTTAGAGGAATTAGGGGTAAATGTTATACATGATACAAAGATAAAATCTTTAGAAAAAAATAAAGTTATTTTTGAAAATGGCTCTTTTAATGCTGATTTGATAGTTTGGACAGCTGGTGTTAAAGGTGCTAGTATAGTAAGTGATAGCGATAGAGAAAATGAAAGAGGAAGAGTAAAAGTAGATGATAAATTAAGAGCTATTGGTAGTAAGCATATGTTTTATATAGGAGATGTTAGTGCGGTTAAAGACAAAAAAAATGGTGGATACTATCCTCCAACAGCACAGATAGCCTGTGAGCAGGGTGCTTATTTGGCAAGAGAATTTCGTAGTATTCTTTTTAATGAAGAATTTAATGAAGAATTTAATTTTAGAAGTAATGGTATTATATGTTCTATAGGGCATAAGTATTCTGTTGCAAAAGTGTTTGGTTTTGAGCTTTCTGGTTTATTGCCTTCTTTTTTAAAAACAATAGTAGAAAAGAAATGGAATGTTAAGATTTTAGGAATAAAGGGTATATTTTTATAA
- a CDS encoding type II secretion system F family protein, translating to MKFFEVEYIDNGRRQKIILKANNKNEVKNIATSRNYGMIVKIGETKAIPITEQINDFGDKISKIFIKPKLKTPILVASIRQLSVMTNAGISIHDSIKEIAKSSEDKRLQEIFNKINEDLNQGSSLTESMNSFRGEFGDVTIAMIRLGENTGNMAESMTKLAEILQDVWDNQQKFKKAIRYPITVIVAIVIAFAIMMLSVVPKFREIFEQLGAELPLPTRMLLAMESALSNYGLFILGAFVALLIVLKKAYGGNMEFKKSFDKFILKVYLIGKIIHFSTMSRFNLIFTELVRAGIPIADSLDTAVLTVSNENLKAKLSGVKVLVGRGVSLTESFKDTELYESMLLQMISAGEQSGSLDSMLEKVTDYYKMKFNDIIDNISTYIEPILLAVLAIMVTFLALGIFMPMWDMAQAVKS from the coding sequence ATGAAATTTTTTGAAGTTGAATACATAGACAATGGAAGAAGACAAAAAATAATTCTTAAAGCTAACAATAAAAATGAAGTTAAAAATATAGCAACTTCAAGAAATTATGGAATGATAGTAAAAATAGGCGAAACAAAAGCTATTCCAATAACAGAGCAAATAAACGATTTTGGTGATAAAATATCTAAAATATTTATAAAACCAAAATTAAAAACACCTATTTTAGTTGCCAGTATAAGACAATTAAGTGTTATGACGAATGCTGGAATATCTATACACGATAGTATCAAAGAAATTGCAAAATCATCTGAAGACAAAAGATTACAAGAAATTTTTAATAAAATAAATGAAGATTTAAATCAAGGATCGAGTTTAACAGAATCAATGAATTCATTTAGAGGTGAATTTGGAGATGTAACAATAGCCATGATTAGACTTGGAGAAAATACAGGTAATATGGCTGAATCCATGACCAAACTTGCTGAAATATTACAAGATGTTTGGGATAATCAACAAAAATTTAAAAAAGCTATCCGATATCCAATAACAGTAATAGTCGCCATTGTAATAGCATTTGCAATTATGATGTTATCAGTTGTTCCGAAATTCCGTGAAATTTTTGAACAACTAGGGGCTGAATTGCCGTTACCAACGAGAATGCTGCTTGCAATGGAAAGTGCTTTAAGCAACTATGGTCTTTTTATTTTAGGGGCATTTGTTGCGTTATTGATAGTTTTAAAAAAAGCATATGGCGGCAATATGGAATTTAAAAAGTCGTTTGATAAATTTATTTTAAAAGTATATCTTATAGGCAAAATAATACATTTTTCTACAATGAGTAGATTTAATCTAATTTTTACAGAATTAGTTCGTGCAGGAATTCCTATAGCGGACTCGCTAGACACTGCTGTTTTAACAGTTTCAAACGAAAATTTAAAAGCAAAACTTTCCGGTGTTAAAGTATTGGTAGGTAGAGGGGTTAGTTTAACTGAAAGTTTTAAAGATACTGAATTATATGAAAGCATGTTGCTTCAGATGATTAGTGCTGGTGAACAAAGTGGTAGCTTGGATTCTATGCTTGAAAAAGTAACCGATTATTATAAAATGAAATTTAATGATATTATTGACAATATATCAACATATATAGAGCCTATTCTTTTGGCGGTTTTAGCCATAATGGTTACATTTTTAGCACTTGGTATATTTATGCCTATGTGGGATATGGCACAAGCTGTAAAATCATAG
- a CDS encoding GspE/PulE family protein, translating into MNSTENILFKHLLDNQKITKEIDETTLQNQNLSLVDILIKNNLIDEETLIMSAVELYRRNRLDISSITNDIGIIIDDFLKIISREFNLELFDLDNVSIDYRISEKIGIAKIKNFEILPIKEDEINVYVIFKNPFDIITQDKVQNLFNRKLLKVAIANPSQIDKFINKLELNESIRDLIIEIRKELSSSAINNQADESSGILKLIEVILKTSIQSRASDIHIEPTETNCIVRSRIDGLLTETFIFDKDIYPPMVSRMKLLSNMDIAERRKPQDGRFSAQILDKEYDFRISTLPILNGESIVLRILDKSKVVINLENLGMHPENFDKFKKAMKAPYGIILVTGPTGSGKTTTLYAALNDIKSVDTKIITVEDPVEYQLNLIQQVHVNEKAGLNFSSALRSILRQDPDIIMIGEIRDQETLRIAIQAALTGHLVFSTLHTNDAISALPRIIDMGIEPYLVSGALVGIEAQRLVRKLCPHCKQKINLSKTAMKDFENFLPQEYQFYTNVGCEHCSGTGYIGREMISEILPISDHIQNLVANSATKEEIRKVAYEEGFIDMFKDGILRAARGITTIEEVYRVAKA; encoded by the coding sequence ATGAATTCAACTGAAAATATATTATTTAAACATTTATTGGATAATCAAAAAATAACAAAAGAAATAGACGAGACAACCTTACAAAATCAAAATTTATCGCTAGTAGATATTCTCATAAAAAACAACTTGATAGATGAAGAAACTTTAATTATGTCTGCGGTTGAGCTATATAGAAGAAATAGATTAGATATATCATCTATAACTAACGATATTGGAATCATAATAGATGATTTTTTGAAAATAATTTCTAGAGAATTTAACTTAGAGTTATTTGATCTTGATAATGTAAGTATAGATTATCGCATATCTGAAAAAATAGGTATTGCAAAAATTAAAAATTTTGAAATATTACCAATTAAAGAAGATGAGATAAACGTATATGTTATCTTTAAAAATCCTTTTGATATTATAACACAAGATAAGGTTCAAAATTTATTCAATAGAAAGTTATTAAAAGTTGCAATAGCAAATCCAAGCCAGATAGATAAATTCATAAATAAACTAGAACTAAATGAAAGTATAAGAGATCTAATAATAGAAATCAGAAAAGAACTTTCAAGTTCAGCAATAAATAATCAAGCTGATGAAAGCTCTGGTATTCTTAAACTAATAGAAGTTATACTAAAAACTTCTATTCAAAGTAGAGCTAGTGATATACATATAGAACCAACGGAAACAAATTGTATAGTAAGAAGTCGTATAGATGGATTACTTACTGAAACATTTATATTTGATAAAGATATATATCCTCCTATGGTTAGCCGTATGAAATTGCTATCAAATATGGATATAGCCGAACGTAGAAAACCTCAAGATGGTCGTTTTTCTGCTCAAATTTTAGACAAAGAGTATGATTTTCGTATATCTACATTACCTATATTAAACGGTGAAAGTATTGTTCTTCGTATATTGGATAAATCAAAAGTTGTAATAAATCTTGAAAATTTAGGTATGCACCCTGAAAATTTTGATAAATTTAAAAAGGCTATGAAAGCTCCTTACGGAATTATTTTAGTTACTGGACCAACAGGCTCTGGTAAAACAACTACTCTGTATGCTGCATTAAATGACATTAAAAGTGTGGATACAAAAATAATTACTGTTGAGGATCCTGTTGAGTATCAACTTAATCTAATTCAACAAGTGCATGTAAATGAAAAAGCTGGTTTAAATTTCTCATCAGCATTAAGATCTATATTACGTCAAGACCCTGACATTATAATGATAGGTGAGATAAGAGATCAAGAAACTTTGCGCATAGCAATACAAGCCGCCCTTACTGGACACTTGGTATTTTCTACGCTCCATACAAACGATGCAATATCGGCGCTTCCTAGAATAATAGATATGGGGATAGAACCATATCTTGTAAGTGGTGCTTTGGTTGGTATAGAGGCACAAAGACTTGTTAGAAAACTTTGTCCCCACTGTAAACAAAAAATCAATTTGTCAAAAACAGCGATGAAAGATTTTGAAAATTTTCTACCACAAGAGTATCAATTTTATACAAATGTTGGTTGTGAGCATTGCTCAGGAACAGGTTATATCGGACGTGAAATGATAAGTGAAATTTTACCTATTAGTGATCATATACAAAATTTAGTTGCAAACTCAGCAACCAAAGAAGAGATTAGAAAAGTGGCATATGAAGAAGGATTTATTGATATGTTTAAAGATGGCATTTTGCGTGCAGCAAGAGGCATAACAACAATAGAAGAAGTTTACAGGGTGGCTAAAGCATGA
- a CDS encoding CDC27 family protein → MLDFSELKELEKKYEQYEKSMRSKKRIDFQKYIILIKNEKIIFLLVMIIILAYSFLHNNISIDKSDMKRNINNEFQIKNIESKNKFEKEIEQNNLAQKIADKLEEKKQINNIENNKTTKQQNNSNVIQGWLKINTINLEYNYDNFTNDQSILESKDNEQIIPTNQSKEYTYNNKNNNKKFQIEIKNSETNDEEKILENNFYRTNDIRYAIQLAKYFLKNKEYEKALKWSLNANEIDNSNEDSWSIFAIAKYKLDQKSDALKVLKSYNKSKNSENINKLINKIESDTL, encoded by the coding sequence ATGCTTGATTTTTCAGAACTAAAAGAACTTGAAAAAAAATACGAACAGTACGAAAAATCAATGCGATCAAAAAAACGCATTGATTTTCAAAAATATATTATTTTAATTAAAAATGAAAAAATAATTTTTCTTCTGGTTATGATTATAATTCTTGCGTATAGTTTTTTACATAATAATATCTCAATAGATAAAAGTGATATGAAAAGAAATATAAACAATGAATTTCAGATAAAAAATATTGAATCAAAAAATAAATTCGAAAAAGAAATAGAACAAAATAATTTAGCACAAAAAATAGCAGATAAATTGGAAGAAAAAAAACAAATTAATAATATAGAAAACAACAAAACAACAAAACAACAAAACAATAGCAACGTAATTCAAGGTTGGCTGAAAATAAATACAATAAATCTAGAATATAATTATGATAATTTTACAAACGATCAATCAATTTTAGAATCAAAAGATAATGAACAAATTATACCAACCAATCAAAGCAAGGAATACACATACAATAATAAAAATAATAATAAAAAATTTCAAATAGAGATAAAAAATTCCGAAACTAATGATGAAGAAAAAATTTTAGAAAATAATTTTTATAGAACGAATGATATAAGATACGCAATACAATTAGCAAAGTATTTTTTAAAAAATAAAGAATACGAAAAAGCTTTAAAATGGTCATTAAACGCTAATGAGATTGATAATTCTAACGAAGATAGCTGGAGTATATTTGCAATAGCTAAATACAAATTAGATCAAAAAAGCGATGCTTTAAAAGTTCTAAAATCCTACAACAAATCTAAAAATAGTGAAAACATAAACAAATTAATTAATAAGATAGAAAGCGATACATTATAA
- a CDS encoding ATP-binding protein has translation MKDNVYTTIKNNFIEDDNLDWFINLDKSVSCYNKIVSALKKPLKLVLFYGKPGSGKTFLLNKIKNDLKDKNDIIFFSHPFFSEKDFIYAIYGKIFGDKNPDIENFENFLRAYSSKFKADEKHINNQKIVILDEAQLYPPELIEKIRLMADSRFFKFLFTIHKTENEDLLAKDYFQTRIWESIELKSAEMPEIRLYIQKKIENFINKINFNDEDYQIIYNFTDGNLRNINKLMYKFFEICESYEVNQPSFLTDLRKNYKILHMAAISLGIINA, from the coding sequence ATGAAAGATAATGTATACACAACAATAAAAAATAACTTTATTGAAGATGACAATTTAGACTGGTTTATTAATTTAGATAAATCGGTCAGCTGTTATAACAAAATAGTATCAGCCCTTAAAAAACCTTTAAAGTTAGTTTTGTTTTATGGTAAACCTGGGAGTGGTAAAACATTTTTATTAAATAAAATAAAAAATGATTTAAAAGATAAAAATGATATAATATTTTTTTCTCATCCATTTTTTAGTGAGAAAGATTTTATTTATGCTATATATGGGAAAATTTTTGGAGATAAAAATCCAGATATTGAAAATTTTGAAAATTTTTTAAGAGCGTATTCGTCTAAATTTAAAGCAGATGAAAAACATATAAACAATCAAAAAATAGTTATTTTAGATGAAGCTCAATTATATCCACCAGAACTAATAGAAAAAATCAGGCTTATGGCTGATAGCAGATTTTTTAAGTTTTTATTTACCATTCACAAGACAGAAAATGAAGATCTGCTAGCTAAAGACTATTTTCAAACTAGAATTTGGGAAAGTATAGAATTAAAAAGTGCTGAAATGCCAGAGATAAGACTTTATATTCAAAAAAAGATAGAAAATTTTATTAACAAAATTAATTTTAACGATGAAGATTATCAAATAATATACAACTTTACCGATGGAAATTTAAGAAATATAAATAAACTTATGTATAAATTTTTTGAAATTTGTGAAAGCTATGAGGTAAACCAGCCGTCATTTTTGACTGATTTAAGAAAAAATTATAAAATACTCCATATGGCAGCAATATCATTAGGGATTATAAATGCTTGA